The genomic interval TTTTGAAGTGAAATTCTTgacaatttctttctcaatataaaCTAGCAAATGATATGCAAAAAACTCAATCTTCCATTCGAGTATGCAATTTAGGTTTTATAAGTTTCATGACACAAACTTAGAATATTtgaacttaaaattataattgtacaatatataatattaattgttaaaattttGGGGTTGTAGCCCCCAATCTTTTACACAGTTATGCCCTGCCTGAGATTTTTGCTCCCATTAAATAATTTGTATCTATATGCATTAGGATCCTATTCATAGATCTCTTAGTTCGAGAAATAAGAATACGGGGATCAAACCATTTCTTGTGGCTATTTTTCACAGCATCTTTATTTATGcattgcataatttatttgcaatgcataatttcatctttatttatgcattgcataatttattttgcattgcataatttatttgcaatgcataatttcatctttatttatGCATTGCATAATTTCTTTGTATTTCATTTGGAAAATGCTTTAACCACAAAgtgataacataaaaataaatttacaaattgatatagatTGATGTAGtatatcaaattgtaaaattacttttattataaagtagatatagcagattttatgaaatcacatcagtttataagtttattttgcataatctctttatatctgtAACagttatcattttatttttctttttaaaagataCGCTAATttcaaaaactaattaaaagcTTACTAATTTTAGAAAGAGAACTTATTGATTtgattaaatatattgttttccATTTCACAagtttagttttaaataaaaaaattagttatttaattagaaatattactttaaataatatatgcaattaaataatatatacaattaaagtaatatatatttttgtcacCGTGAAcgaaaaaaaagagcaaaactaatttaaaaatttaaatttacaaataaataagattaaaggagatcatgttaatagtttttcagcTAGAGATTCTAAACATCATATTTCTATTACTCATAATTGGTATCTGAGGCATATCCCACAAGATATGCAATTTGAAGAGAGAGAAcaaatagtaagatttgattttgcaccatatgtattatatgaatagaatatagatggattatttgagtatgaaatattaaatcatttccaagaaatgattatggtcgCTAACgtatataaaagtaatagaaaaacttATCACCAAGTAGCACATATTATTGACACAGGGTTTACTGGCCAATTAAAAGACTGATGGGATCACTATCTTTCATATGAACAAATGATGCAAATATTAACTgtatataaatatgatgaaaacatgcaagtaattaaaacagaaaacgATTTACCTTTAGAAGATGCcgtaaatactttaatatatgcattaactaaacattttgttggtgatcatgttcaattcaaggaaagaactagtgatttgttgattaatttaaaatgtccTCAATTATCTaatttccgttggtataaagatgtatttctaactaaagttatgatcagaaatgactgCCAACAGTCATACTGGAAGATAAAAGTTCATaaccggacttccatattacttcacccaaaaggtacgagaatcattagtaAAATCGGATGGTACTATTGactttcataatctcacatatggtgatataataagtaatattaatagAACTAATTTAACTATGagtacatattattatattttattattttgcttttatatttctatttttctttgctGTTTAACTTtgaattacatattttatgataGATAATTATTATGCTTATAGTGGATACATTAATTATTATGCCCATATTAAAGAGTCTGtcttgcttaatacattaatatgaggTTGTTTTGAGGTAGATACAGTAttattaatagttaatttttttaatttactagagatttgtttcaataaatcattttttttttgaaaaaatagtttttaaatgagatggaACTTCATGGAGAACAAATAAATgagtttcttttacttttttaatagtagattttataggaaatatttgggtttcaattctttctaattgtttacccatggtttttagatataaattgatataattgttttgttggattatattatcaatatttttatcagtgtttgtattattatgttttttttattggtgaagccaaaatttgagtatttttctGATTGAACTTGAAGACTTCAAAATGAGAGTATTCtttataaacaatttgattATTCTCTCATTTAATCCATTGGTTAGTAGTtttgtttatggtagataattgatttgatttatatatctcaaaccatgtaaagaaatgtatattaatctgtattttctctaaatactattaaaagattgttctgaaaaacttgattcttttaattgataaatttcttattcttctGAAGAGCTATCTTCTTCTttacttgaatgtattataaaaatgtctaataatttttcttttaatacttCAGATATATCTAGTTTATTAAtctgttgtttgactttacaatttgatttataatgtctaactttttcacatttataacaaataatttatttttttattagtctttttaggatttttaactttgaattacatattttatgatggataattattatgctcatagtgaAAACCATTTCAGGAGTGTgttgatttcttgtaatttgttaaaatgaaggaaacacgaatgatgcaaatttttattttgttttaggaatatttttgttcatgcttgttgataatcataataatcataataagacGGATCATAAGAATGAGAAaactttcttgttaaataggaattttttttctcattgttcCAAAGTAAGAACTTATTTAATGGTAactttatgaaaagaaataattgGAGAAGAAGGTGGATAAGGTTAAGGTTAAAGAGAACAAGAAATTTCAGaaagaataattgagtcagtgtctaataatatttgcaattaaactattgcatataaattttttattgtaataatTCAATAGTGtgcaattaaatttaaaaaaatcaataataataacgatgttgttttaattttttcatctaaaaatatttttattgtaatatatttgacTAATCACATcacctttttttatatttatatttatttatttataattatataagacaATGAAAACTTGGTAAATAGTTAGTGAGAAGCGGAATTAAATTTCCCTCCAAAATGAAAGATTTGTTAAACCGAAATATTCCCTCTCCTCTCCGTTCCTTCCATTTTCACTCTCCCTCTCCACAACCCTAACATATATAGCTCTCTTAATCCTTAAACCCTCTAATGTAATCCGTCTTCCTGATCACTTCCGAGATTTTCTAAACTCTTGTATACGTCCAAATGTAAATTCTGGCCGATTTCAATACCTTGATTTGCTTTCTATGGTGTCCAACAAAATGCAACCAAGGAAAAATTAGCACGATTCACAAGTTCCCAATGGCTGAACTCAGTGGCACTCACACTCAGATTCTTCACTCACTCTCAGTCTCAGTCTCAGTCCCCATCATCATCAGCATCTGGTAATCTACCCTTTtgttcctctcattttctttatttctctgCCCTTTTGATTTGATCAATTACTGGAggaatttcctttcttttattttcttcaagtttttcttgttaatttggTAATCTGATATACAGTAAGGCAAAAAATGGGTTTTAGATGATGATCGGGGATTCTTCCTTTAGGCTGGTGGTTTTCATATGGAAAGTGGTTTTCAATATTCATATGCAGTTGATTTGATTTCTgattggtattttatttttcctttctggTACAACATTAGGAAATGAAGATGGTGATGTTAAAGAACTAGTTGGCTACCGGCAATTCCAAGAAACCATGCCTTTGGAAGATACGGTTGTACTTGATACTCCCTTGGACGACACTCCATTGGGGAATCTGGGTTTTGACATAGAGCATGAAGGCGATGTGGATTGCGTTGTAGAGAACCCGAGTGCTGTTGCAGTAAGTGAGTATAGGGAAGAAGTGGTGCTTGACAGTGAGGATGAAGTAGTACTTGGAAGTAAAGTGGCTAATGGCGTAGTGGATGGTAAAGCTGGTAGAAGATTCACGGGGAATGTGCTGGACTTTGAGAAGGGGCACCTTGGTTCACCTCAGAAGCAAGTGGACGACGTGGTGGCAGATTCTGATGACTCTGCTTATGAAAAGAGTTAGCATTCGCtaaatttatgatataatatatatttgattttcaattctGAATCTTTTTGCAAAATTCTCAGTATACTTGATAAgggaataaatattttacaaaatgcaTGGATTATAGatttgcttttcatttttgaaTTTGGTTAAATCTCGGAGTCAAGTAGTATCCAGTGAGACAATTTAGAACTAGCAATTTCGTGCCATTCTGTGGATTCTTTCGCAGGGAATGAACTATTTACTGATTGCACTAAATAGAGATTTCATTGtcagtttttaattttgttcaaTCTTGGTGTCATGTTCTGTAAGtgagaaaaaatttgaaaagagtaATTTTGTACTATTGCGTATATGTACTTGCAGGGAATGAAGTATCTTCTATCGATTTCAGGAGCAGTGGTAGGGTGGGAAGTCCATCGCATTCACCCGATTGTAATCAGAACTTTCCAAGGTTAAACTATGTTGGGTCTCAAGAACCTGGGGAGTCATCTCAAGCAAATGCGCTTGATGTTGTGGATCACTTTTTGTCAGTGAACAATGTTGACTCCTCTCCAGGAGTTAACCATCGAGCTGTTATTAGGGTAAAATCGCCTTCTGTCTCTAGTGCAAAGGGACGTCAAAGTTTGGCCAAGAGAATTCCACTTAAGACCCCAATTGTAAAAGCAGGAACGTTTGAATGGACTGACAGTGACCAGCATAATGGGAGTGAGTTTTTTAGAAATAGGATGGATTTGTGTTTTGATTTTGGTGGCTACAGGCATCAGGAGGATAGGAATCTTCACAGAGAGGGAGGTAGCAGCTTAGTTCATAAGCATGAAGAGAACAAAGAGGTTTCTGATCTGCATAAGGAAATGGTCTCAACTTGTAGCAATTCCAGATCTGCATTGTGTAGTTCAAGAGAGGTTAGCAGGGAAGTACAAGTGATTGGAAATATCACCGTTAAGGAAGTCGATGATCGGTTCGATCCAAGGTTGACAGGACAGCAATTGGAAGCTGGTGATGTAGGAGGAGATACATCCAACATGTTTGATATTGGTTTTAGCACTCAAGTGGCTGCTGAAGCTATGGAAGCTCTAGCATGTGGCCCCCCTGCTGGTTGCAGCTATGGTGATGCTTTTCAAGGTCCAGAAAACACCCTTGATCATTCTTCCAGGGGTTTAATTAGGAATGAAACCCATTTAGGATGTTCTTCCTTTCCACAGAGTGCTTGGTCTGATAGAGCAGACATAGGAAAACATTCAAAGCGAAGAAAGCGTTCTGCTAGAAGGCTTAACAGAGGAAGCTCTGATAAATTTCAGATTCAGTCTGAAAATAAGGAGTTAGATCTCGAGTTGGCAATAACAACAAAAGTGAAGTTAGGCAACTCCTCTGTTGAGAGACAGTTGAGTTGTGGAAATTCCACCGAGGCAAATGAGAGTTCAGGGAGAAGATCTGATCAGTCTAGTAAGCAAAGAAATGCAAAGAGATCTTCAGGTGCGACTAAACTTAGAGAGTTTAAGGTCGATAGGGGTACATCTTTATTGGGTGAACATATCTTATTTGGCAAAGGACAGCCTCAAGGGAAGTGCATGAAGTTATCTCATGTTGCTCACCGAACCAGGCAGCAGATGTCAGAGGATACGTTGGTAAGGGCCAAGGATCAATTAGATTATCCAGGAGAAACGATATATGATGGAAAAATAATTCAGTACAGAAGAAAGAGGAGCCGTTTAGCTGCTCATCCAGTTGAAGTTTTGAGGACCAAGGATGAATCAGATAATCCAGGAGAAAGTATAAAGGATGGCAGCATAATTCAATACAAAAGGAAGAGGAGATGTTTAGCTGCTGATCCAGTTGAGGCTTTGGGGACCAGGGATAAATCAGATAATccaggagaaagaaaaaatcatggCAGTATAATTCAATACAGAAGAAAGAGGAGCCGTTTAGATGCTGATCCAGTTGAAGTGTTAAGGACCAAGGATCAATCAGATAATCCAGGAGAAAGGAGATATGATAGCAGTATAATTCAATATAGAATAAAGAGCCGTTTAGCCGCTGATCCAGTTGAGGTTTTGAGTGTCGGAGAAAAATGTTCCAAACTGGATTATAATTTATGTAGGGAAGCTGGACACTGCAAATTGAATCAACGGGTTCAATCTGTTCAAGAGGTCACTGGCATTGCCAGTTATTTAAGATCAAATCCGTGGAGACATCCTAGAGGTAAAAGGACAAGTCGTAATGTACGAAGCCATTCAAATCGACCAAATAGCATATATACCCCATCGTTAACAATTTATGGAAAAGAAAGCAATATTCATTCTTGCAAAAGTCAGAAAAGACTAGAAGACAACGACAAAGTGAAGGGGAAAGCAGGGTCATCAATATGTACTTGTCCACACTGGCGTTCTTCAGAAAATGATTCTGACAGAAGCTTGTCAGGGAAGAAATTTGATGAGCCAGGCTCAAGAGGTGCCATGTCTAACTGTGAATCAGCTGTAATCGATGCAACAATGTTTCCCACAGGTTTGTGTAGAGCCAGAACCTTGATGCAACCTGGAAATCTAAATGGAAAAGATTCTATATCATTTGCTGATGATGGAGAAAAGACCCATACATTGGAAGTATTGTCAAACAAGAGTATTGAAACATCTGGTTCTGGAAGTACTGTGACATTTAGCTCCATGAAGGGCACAAGTGTGGCTGCAGCAAATTGTTTGTTTTATGATTATCATAGAAAGCCATGCAACAAAAACCTACCAAAATCATCCTTGTTGAAAGAGATTATGATAATAGGCGTCCGTGAATCAAGACCCAACCTTACATGGAAAGACTTGAGAAAACGAAGAGATATGGCACATGTTCAAGTCTTGTTTAGCCAGCATTTGGACAACAATATCATCAAGCAGCAGAAAAAGGTAGATCTTGGAAGCTTTTCCATTAGCACCTTTTTTCCTATTCACTAGTACACCAAATGTGGTATGGTCAATTTGTTTCATGTTAAATACTTGCTGCTATTCATTCTCCCAACAGATTCTTGCACGACTGGGCATGTCAGTTGCATCATGTAGCAGGGATGCCACACATTTTATAGCAGACAAGTTTGCACGTACAAGGAATATGTTGGAAGCTATTGCTCTAGGAAAACCCGTGGTGACCCATTTATGGCTAGAGAATTGCGGACAAGCAAGCTGTCtcattgatgaaaaaaatttcatactgAGAGAttacaaaaaggaaagggaaatCGGCTTTAGCATGCCCGTTTCATTGGCTCGTGCAAGCCAACATCCACTTCTAAAGGTAGGCGTGAGTTAGTTTGGCTCTAACCAGATAGACCTTTGGCTtgcttgtatattttttaattctgtCCTGCCAATTGAGGTGTTTTTACGTGCTGGAGTCTGGTACCTTATCATTTCCTTACTTCTCCCAGCAGGGTCAAAGAGTCCTTATTACCCCCAGTATTAAACCTGATAGAGAAATGATTACTGGTTTGGTCAAGGCAGTTCATGGCCAGGTACCAATATCTGTCAATATATATAGACCCAAAGCTACCAGCTAGTAGTTTATTGCTGGTAGCAACGTAGCACCTGTACAAATATGGTTGAATTCACTTTGTAAAGTCTTTTTTCCACCCTTTTTCCCCCTGTATCTTGCAGAAACAATGCTTTTCTATGTTCCATTCACGTCCATAATGAATTACTGAATACTGAGTTTCTAATAATGCTCCTCAGCTAGTGGAGAGAAGTCAGATATCTGAGGGAAAGGGCGAAAGGTTTCTAGAGGACCTTTTGATTCTTGCTTGTGAAGAAGATCATGTTTTCTGTAGGCCCTTTCTTATGAGAGGTATGCATCCACCATCTGTCTTCTGTTTTCTATAAAACAAACATACGGGAATCTTTCTCAAAAAACATTTGTTGGACCACCTCTAATTTAGGTGCAGCCGTTTACTGTTCAGAGCTTCTACTGAACGGGATAGTCATTCAGAAGCTGGAATATGAAAGGTTAGTATTGTTATAACGTCCAAATAATCCAACATTTGACGGGTGATCGAAACCTGGTTGataaataactaattttaaGGCAGTATCTACCCTTACAGCAATTTTCATGCTTTTGAGAATGTTCACTAAAAAATCTAGGTGATATGAATTTGGGGGGTGATATGAATTGGGGGTACAGCATGCATATGTtactctttttcttgttttgaagtGTATATACTCATCCGGGAAACTCGTTGCATCTTTTCACCTACTGCTTTTTCTAAcactcatttcattttctgaATGGTAGACACGAGCTCTTCACAAATCAAGTGAAGAGGAAACAATCTTCTACATGAAAAAAGAAGCTGCTTCCCTAATAACAGTATCTTTTGCATGATCAGTTATACTGTTAAGCTCTTCCTAAATCTAGCAAGGCGGAACCCATCTGGCACATGATCAAGGAAAGATAaccaagcatttctctttatGTAAACAAAATgtatctagtttttttttccccccttctCTTTTGGCGCTAGTGTTCCTTGCAACAAAATGGGTATTCTGATGGCAAGAGAGGGGTGGGATCTCATTTTTGTTGTGATCGTAGAATCTTAAAGCTTTTGCCTTTCGGTTTGATGTCAAAGCTCATGGAATTTCTGAGGGATGAGCACCAAATTATTCTGCCCCGTACTCCATGTAAGCATCTATAACAGGATTGGGCTTTGTGATCGCCTTTCAACAACACccactaaaatatataaactgaaTATCAGACATAGGTTATCAATGACTCAAAAATGAAGAATTCATCATTTCAACATGGGAAATGCCTTCTGGAGCTTATGTGATGTTGTTGTTGAGCAACGGCAAAAACCATACAGGGGCTTTGCCGAGAGTATTAACTGTTTTCACCCAACAAATACTGTAAATCCCACGGCAAAACTATTCTCTCTTGTTTTCTGTAATCTCGAGACATTTTTTGTTGCTTTGGAGGCATATAGTAACTAGTTATATGATGCTATTTTTAGCTGATTGGAGACTGTTCCTTCAACTCAAATGAATTCGGTTTGTCCTAAAAGTTTTTTGTCATCTTCACCAGATTGGCCACCAGTATGAGCAGGAGTCGGTCATAGTAATCCTCGTTTCAATTCTTGAAATCTAGCACAAGTTTCCACAACAAAAAGGCTCGGATGTACTAATGTAAATTCACCGactactcaatttttttttaaaaagaaatctaatttggataataaaaatatttcatctcatctcattattataattttttaaaatttttatataaaatataataaacaatttaatttttttaaatttcaaaacaataataatattaagaaataatattctaacaatattttattcaattttcaactaaaactatatcatctcatctcactatccaaaccgcactCTACTCGTGTTAATTCACCAATACATGCAACTTCACATAATCAGTTCGGATTTGCTATCATTAAGATCAGAACAAACCGTCCAACTGACCAAGCATTATTCAGACGCACCAAAACCCCGTTAgggttctttttattttttaaaaaatgcagtccaaaataaatatataaaggtTCACAGAGTTAAACACGCCCACCTTGCTTCTATCCCATAAAGAATATCACTGTTCTTCCAATCTATTACAGATCTTTAAATATCAAAGCCATAGAGCATGAGCAAGGATCTTGCTGGAGCCTATTTATCTTCAAGCCCTAGTGTCCATTCCAAGGAAGTGGTCctgcaaaatttattttaacttaccGGGACGAGGGTAGAAAAGGAAGCTACACAAACCAAACCCAAACATAACTACAATATGTGTTGGCCAGAAAATATATCCCATCCTTCATCTAATACTTGCTCGTACATTTGTTTCCAAATTCATATTTCAAGCAAAAAATCTCTGCCACGGAATAAGAACAAGTCAAATGAGATTATAATTCCAGGCAAACGCAACTTTCACAGTGGCAAACACAAGATTTGTATCCATATCCACAGCATATAATGTACACAAAAATTAGACCGCATCCATTCTCTACATCCAGCATCAAGTGACGAGCTCTTAATGGACACTAAAAAGGTGGAATCATGAGACCAAGTGACTTTTAAATCCCAAATACAGGTGTCGCACCAGAAGAATTTCCTGGCTTGCTTTGTTTGCCTGCAAGAGCATTATCACTGATGtcacaataacatatatagGATATAATACTTGAGGCACCAAACggaaataaaaagcaaaaatcGAAAGTAAAATACCAAACAAAATGGAGAACAAAAGTTGCATTAAAAACATGGAGCACTAATGCAATCTTTTTTCAGATCTATTTAACTTATAGAAAGAAATTACACACGGATGGAAAAATTGCGTGAGCATTTGATGAAGTAACTAGATGGAGGAAGTTGGAAAAGCAGCTTAAGGAAAATAACAACGCAGGGAATTTCACTTGATACTTCCTTAGAGTCCCTCCTGccttctttctcttcatctctcttcagccacattttctttttctttttcttctttcttcctttgctttttgtttttgtttttttttgtttttttttaaattgcctCCAATCTTCCTCACTCACCTTTATCCAATCACTTCTGTTACATGAATAAATTTCATTCTTAGTGTAGATGGACTACAACCAAAGTGATGTACAAATCTGTCTCTCCATTTCATTGTCAAGGGTCCTAAAAGAAGTATTCAACACCTCCCaccctcttcctctccctcctGTACCCAAGGAGCTAAAGAACTTCTGCAACAACAAAGATTTTGTCTATAGTAGTGCTAGTTACATGCCCAAGGGGCAGATCGTCAACAGCTAAACATAGAATAGAAATTATGAACAAATAATTCCAACTCTTGAATGATTTGTTCACAAATTCGTTAGCTGTACAGTCTAAAATTTCCAAATTGGCacaattttgttaattttctcaaatagaCTACTTTTGGGTGAGGCCATCACATGCTTGTTGCAGCTTC from Juglans microcarpa x Juglans regia isolate MS1-56 chromosome 4S, Jm3101_v1.0, whole genome shotgun sequence carries:
- the LOC121263626 gene encoding uncharacterized protein LOC121263626 isoform X4; protein product: MPLEDTVVLDTPLDDTPLGNLGFDIEHEGDVDCVVENPSAVAVSEYREEVVLDSEDEVVLGSKVANGVVDGKAGRRFTGNVLDFEKGHLGSPQKQVDDVVADSDDSAYEKRNEVSSIDFRSSGRVGSPSHSPDCNQNFPRLNYVGSQEPGESSQANALDVVDHFLSVNNVDSSPGVNHRAVIRVKSPSVSSAKGRQSLAKRIPLKTPIVKAGTFEWTDSDQHNGSEFFRNRMDLCFDFGGYRHQEDRNLHREGGSSLVHKHEENKEVSDLHKEMVSTCSNSRSALCSSREVSREVQVIGNITVKEVDDRFDPRLTGQQLEAGDVGGDTSNMFDIGFSTQVAAEAMEALACGPPAGCSYGDAFQGPENTLDHSSRGLIRNETHLGCSSFPQSAWSDRADIGKHSKRRKRSARRLNRGSSDKFQIQSENKELDLELAITTKVKLGNSSVERQLSCGNSTEANESSGRRSDQSSKQRNAKRSSGATKLREFKVDRGTSLLGEHILFGKGQPQGKCMKLSHVAHRTRQQMSEDTLVRAKDQLDYPGETIYDGKIIQYRRKRSRLAAHPVEVLRTKDESDNPGESIKDGSIIQYKRKRRCLAADPVEALGTRDKSDNPGERKNHGSIIQYRRKRSRLDADPVEVLRTKDQSDNPGERRYDSSIIQYRIKSRLAADPVEVLSVGEKCSKLDYNLCREAGHCKLNQRVQSVQEVTGIASYLRSNPWRHPRGKRTSRNVRSHSNRPNSIYTPSLTIYGKESNIHSCKSQKRLEDNDKVKGKAGSSICTCPHWRSSENDSDRSLSGKKFDEPGSRGAMSNCESAVIDATMFPTGLCRARTLMQPGNLNGKDSISFADDGEKTHTLEVLSNKSIETSGSGSTVTFSSMKGTSVAAANCLFYDYHRKPCNKNLPKSSLLKEIMIIGVRESRPNLTWKDLRKRRDMAHVQVLFSQHLDNNIIKQQKKILARLGMSVASCSRDATHFIADKFARTRNMLEAIALGKPVVTHLWLENCGQASCLIDEKNFILRDYKKEREIGFSMPVSLARASQHPLLKGQRVLITPSIKPDREMITGLVKAVHGQKQCFSMFHSRP